TGATGACTCAATGTGAACAGATGCAGCCCATGAACAATGAAAATGAGTTTACCTATTACTCGcacaattgaaaaatattgtCATAATTTAACTGAAAACTCAATATTAATGAGTTAATGGTAATGACATGTCACTGTAATAAAGCCAGTCCTTTTAACCTTTTATATAGTAATTCACTTGAATTACTATACTAACAAGggttaatatttgttaaagttCAACTGAGAATCCATGAGTTTAGGAACTCAGGATGGTTCTTTTGCATAAAGGTGAAAAAACCTGAGAAAATAATGAGATAAAGCATATGCCTAAATTTTATGCATCAATCACAATGATGCAGAAAACAAGCTTTGTTCTTATGGCAAGGCTTTTTGGAGTTTCTGTTTCCACTCCCATTGATGGAGATATGGCATAAGATGTTTATCTCAATAGATCATAACACATAGCACTGCTATTACATCAAAAGAGCTTCCTGAACACATGTCCCCCAGGGGAACTCCAGCAGCGTAGGCTGCATTCTTCCACTAAGCAGACATGAGTTTTTgtcacaagaagttgtgcccTTTCAGCAGGCATACACAATTCACAGGAAAGGGGCCTACTGGGCAAGTGGATGAACTAATTCTTAAGAGTAATCTATTACCATGGTTTAATTGCTGGGTCTTTGAAGGCTGGGATTATCTGCTTACATTGGCATGAAAGGATATGCTGCTTCTTCTGTTTCCAATTATTCTGATTCTTTAAGTTTCCTCTGTACTTGTGTATACATTTCTATAGAAATCATTgtcaataattattatttcctTTCCATGCAGGGTGGTGATTTCCAAAATGGAAATGGTATGCTTTTTCTTCCAtagatattttttctttaattaatgcTGTTATTATATTCCATCTTTATGCCTGACAATGTAAGGGACTACCTTTTGTGTTAGCAGGCACTGGAGGAGAAAGCATATATGGAGGAAAGTTTGCAGGTAGATTATTAGTTATAGTTGATAGATTGTTCATTGTTGAATGAGAAGTCTGACCAAATATGGAGGAAAGTTTGCAGGTAGATTATTATTTGCAGTTGATAGATGTTTCACTTCTCTATGCAGATGAGAACTTTCAACTGGAACATAGTGGCCCTGGTCTCCTCTCAATGGCAAATTGTGGTCGGAACACAAATGGATCACaattcttcataattttcaaGCATCAACCCCATCTTGATGGGTATATGATCTTGGTGTTTATTGTGTCCTTAATTTTGGCTTGTCGTCTTGCTTCTCGTGGTCTATATCCCTATACTTACTATGTTGTATAacttattttggattttggttTGTTTTTATGGCAGAAAGCATGTTGTCTTTGGGAAGGTTGTGAAGGGAATGGATGTTGTTAGGAAGATTGAACAGGTGGGAACAGCTCATGGGAAACCTTCGGGGACTGTAAAAATTGTTGATTGTGGTGAAGTATATGAAAGCAAAATTCGTGATGCAAATGAAGCAGGGAAAGGTATTTCTGAGATCCTGATCACAAATTACATTATCTCAGTGCATGATCATGGAGCATATTATCACACACTTCATTTTcagggaaaaagaagaaatctgGTAAAGCTGGTTCCTCAGAGGATCGCTCTAATGGGAAAAGGAAAGAGAGGCACAGAACATCTCCAAAAgacagaagaaaaaagagaaaaagaagatacTCTTCATCTGATTCATATAGCTCTGATACTGATTCTGATTCATATTCCTCAGGGACTGATTCTGATTCTAGGTCAGATTCAGATACCAATTCCAGGTCAGATTCAGATTCTGAATCTGACTCCTATTCATCAAGCTCTTCCAGTGATGGAAGGCTACGGAAAAAGAGGCCAACTAGGAGACAGAGATTCCAACATCAGAAAAAAAGGAGGGATGGACGCAGGGAGAAGACAAGAGGTCGGCAATATAAAAGATCGAGGGCCAAATCTAAACGGTAACTTTCACTGATATATAAGTCCAATACACTGTTGTCTGATCCTTGATTTATAACTTGTACTCTTTTAGGGATGTTATGTTCAGTCTGCTGTTTTCTGATCCTTCATTTATAAACTTTTCTCTTTGAAAATCTTGCATTATCCTCAGGAGCCCTGAGAGTTCAAGTGACACAGAGAGTACAAGTTCAAGCAGTGGCACTGCTAGCTCTGATGACGAAAAGGCCAGACGCCCCATTTCTGCTCGTAAAACCAATTACCTGTCAAATTCTCAAAATAAGCAATCACCGAATCTTGGTAGGATATCTGTACTTTTAATGTATTTGTATTGACATTCCTGTGGCCCagttaatatttgattgataaccTGTATGTGCAAGCTGGAGACAAGGACatcaaattgaattttatcCATTTTTATGGTGATATCCTGCCTTATGCTGGCTTGTGTGTACAGATGTCACGAAGAAATCCCCCACCATTCAAATAGGAAAACAAACTCTCCTTGAGCAGAAGAAGGGTCGTGAACAGAAGATGGAGGACAACTCATCTCATGAAGAGGGAGAATTTTCTCAGAAGGGTGATGAAGCCTTGAAAAATAgtcatggcatggaaatgaaaTCCAATAAAACTGTCAATAAGCATAATTATTCTGACGACCTGAAAAAAACCAGGTTTTAGCTTTTGCCTTGCATCAGTTGTACATATGCATTTGCTTTAATGTTGTGACTTTGCAGCTTGCATGTCACTTTCATACTAGAGCTTGgataaaatgaaataacatTGAACCTCTGACCTTGTAATGAACAGAAGCGCAACCCCAAGCCCCACAGGAAGGCTGAGATCCCGCCGTGGCAGCAGTCCAAGCATGAGCCCTGAAAGGAGTGGGAGTAGCCCCAGGTTCCAAAATGATAGTGGAAATCCTGCTAGACAGTCTGAGGAGCAAAACAGGGATGGTTCCCTGATGAGTCCTAGAGGCAGTCCTACAAGCAAGGTCCTGGAACCATCTGCTTCCAATCATGGTCGAGCTCTGTCAAGAAGCCGTTCTCCAAATGGCACCCCAAAACGCATTAGAAAAGGTCGTGGGTTTACTGAACGATATTCCTTTGCACGACGGTACCGAACCCCATCTCCGGAGCGTGCACCTCGTCGGCCTTACAAATATGGTGGGCGAAATGTTCATGACAGGGTTCATGATAGGTAATGTCAAGGTAATATATCTTTGAATTTAGGGTGAGGTCACCATTAACTTCAAACTTTGGTTTGTTCAGGTATTCAAGCTATAGAAAATTCCCCGATCGCTCACCACAACGGCGTTATAAAAGCCCACCAAGAGGCAGGAGCCCTGCCAGgttctcctcttcctcttcttctttctctttctcatccaTACATATTTATAGGGTCTTCCACTTCATTTTCCCTTCTACTTGTTAAAATTGTACTCAGTTTTTTATCTCTAAGGGTGTGTTTTGATTTGGGGTGGAAAGTGGGGCGGAATtccaattccatggaattccaattctcaccaCCCCTCACCCCCTAGGAATTCTGATTCcttaatttcaaggaaaatcttcactttttgaactaagatggaattcgaattccataggaaaaaaaaactgtttgatGGAATTTCTTGGAATTtagatggaattcgaattccaccCCCATTTTTCAtctctatcaaacgcaccctaagttGATTTTCCATGACTCCCCCAAGATTGTGAGGGTGGAAACATAGAAGTAAACTGAAACAGTTACTGCTAATCTAATCCAGACCTCTGGAACTACACTTCCTTGGTTCAAGCAAAATATCTCTTGGTGAATGCTTCTTTATTGTTCTTGACTATTTGTTGCCTATCGGGctatttttattctcaatgAAGCACTACTCTACCATTGTCTGGTGCTTGGTGGATCTAATCAAAGGGCAAATatgcatatttattttatttccgtgataagtttttttttcctctttgtttttcttcataAGATACTCAAATAAGAGTTATCCCTTTATGGTTGATCAAGGTCCATAGTAGCAGTGAAACCACTTGAATCTTTTACTCATTTTGTtatacaataataacaatatataaGTCTATTCCACTGGAGTCGCTACATAGATTCCTGGTCGtcaataatttctttcttcaaCCATCTTTGCTGTAAGGCAATTATAATACACATCATTCCTAAGAATTTCCCACAGTTTTTGTTGGtattcatctctctctctctccttttctttttttctttctttcttttttttttttttgttgttaaaaGCCGTTTTTCTATCCATTCTCCTCACAAGAGCATATATTGGTCTTTTCCTCATAAGATCTAACCATGTTAATCACAccttttttgtgttttatcttTAATAGCAGTCCCTCTGATTTTATGATGGACAACCTCATTTCTAGTTCTATTCCttcttgtatggctgcacatTTAGCATATTGTACTTGTATTTGTTATgcttatattttgcacatgttcgtgttttatttttccaacattCTGTGCTATATAACGAAGCTAGTCGTGTAGCTGTCCAATAAAGTTTTCAGTCTTCCTTGCCActtaattatttctttaatataCTGTCATTATTTATTCAGGAGTCAACTATGATTCTTGTGATTCAATCTTTAAaatctcctatatatatatatatatatacacgtgatTTCGATTCTTTAAATTAAAGCCTCAGGTTTACTTGCTATACTGGAAATCTGTACCCATGTTATATGAGCAGATGGGTTCCTGAGTGTCTGCTTTCACGAAAAATGGGTTATACGAAGTTACCCGTTTCTATTTGTTTTATAATCTGGACCCCTGTCCATTCTGTCATTTTCCCCTTAAAGAGCAAGCTGATGCACCCTTATACACAACCAAGTAATTTGCGTTTTTCTCTTCCATAGATACCACAGCAGGAGAAGTAGGAGCAACTCCCGCAGCCCAGGTCTTCCCCATAATCATCACAGAAGAAACCCTGTGCGCAGTCGCAGCCCTGTAGATAGGCAACCTGCAATGAGTGATAGGTTGAGATCTCGTCTTGGGCCTCGGATGGATGATGAGCGCCCTTCAAAGAGAAGAGGAACAGGTTCAAGGTCCAGGAGCCGAGACTCAACTAGCTCTAGGCCACCCAGTCCTCTTAGAAAGGCACCCCCCAAAAAGGTGGCAACTGCATCCTCCAGCAGGTCTACATCGAGCTCCCCAGGTGGACAACGGGGTTTGGTTTCTTACGGCGATATCACTCCTGAAAACGGTACAAACTAGTTTCAATCATGAAGAGAGGCCGCATGATTTGGTCCTAGTTTGCTCGTACAAGGTGAGCGAGGAGGCAAGCCTACGAATTTGCCTACCCAGTTTGATATTCCTTTATGTACAATTCAGTGGCCTGCAGAACTACCTTTATTAGGAAGTTTCGTTTGTTGAGCTCGCTTGCATGCTAGAGTTAGCTGATAAATTAAACTCTGATTTGGCAATTGGCATGGCAATGGAGGGAGGGGCTTGTTCTTGTTGGATATGCCATTTTACTGCATTTTGGGAGTGTGATTTTGGTCATTACTTGATTGACATATTTGAGGATTTTGTGAATTTTGCTATTTGTACTTCATATAATTCAATGGTTTTTGGCCTTCTGATAATTAATTGCTGGCATGGGTAATGGGTTGGTTGCTCTTTCTGTGGgttcttcttctttctaagaacataatttaatgaaattgtGACATCCCGTCATAGGTTAATCATGTTACCATTTGTGCATACGAGATGTGGCAATAATATTTAGTAGCAgatgatttttataattttaaaaataaaagagttttTCTGTATTTATTGCCATGTATTTTATGATTTGGGCACGTGGGTTTGTTATGTCATGTATGACGATAAAATGGCATAAGCGTCCCGAAATGATTCTCTCACACACGTATTTTATGATTTGTAAACGTGGATTTGTTATGTCATATGGTGATAAAAGGCTAAAGACATATCTAGCCTCCTCATCTTTTCTCATTTAACCATTTAGCCCCTTCAAGTTTGGAAGGGATCTATTTAACCccttttaagttttaatttaaacttattAAACACCCTAACTTATAACTTAAAGACCCCTCAGCCCCCTCATGGTCCAGTCAGCCCGCGCGTGGAATAAAACAACGCTGAAGAGCGCGTGAGTAGAAAGAATAGAAACATCTTGTTGTTtactattttcctttttgttattaaatattacttattattttcttttttgttgttacatgtttttactattttcctttttgttgttaaatattttcttgcttccatactgtaattttaatttttttaaatgctaatATTTTTGCTGCTTGCTATTTTCTTGCCTTCTCAAATATTGGCATtctaatcaattaaaattacagtAAACAGTGGCattctaataaattaaaattacaataagcagtaaaaaagaaatgggtctatctttttctctctctccctcctcctGCTGTCGTGGTCTCATCTTCTATCCTTCTCTTCCACCAAGACCTACCGTCGTTGCAGCCATTGCCGTCTCTGTTGCGGCTGCCGCCTTCTCCGCTCTTTCGCGCTTCTAGTCGTTCGTCTCTAATCACCGCCCTTCTTTGCTGTTGGTGTCCCTACTTCTTCAATTGCAACGGCTTGGTTTCTTCTCTAATTTTGCTTCTTGCATCAATTCTTCTCCCATTCAATCCCTTCTCTGTTCTTCCCTTTTTCAATCCCCGTTCTTCCACCAAGATCCACCACTGCCTCCAATTGCTGCTGTCGCCTCCTCcgtctgtatatatatatatacatatagatatatatacataatatatatgcatcagtttcctatatatattatgtatacgtacagcttcatatatatatatatatatatagatatatattatgttcCAGACCCATCCCTGCGTTAGACATCAGCTTAGTCCGCTGCCTCCATCGTCGACATCTGCCCCTGAGcaccactatatatatatatataacaacagtGTTCACtatataaatttgtattaatataaatttttgataaataattatatataatttatcaatatttaatgataaaaatttatcatttagaCATCAacatatttattgtattaatatagaattttaataaataaaagtatataatttattaattgataaaattttattagacaTCAATATGTTGGCATTgtatcaataataaaataataatttataatttattaatacatatcatattaatatataacttaatactaaataaatgtgCGTGTCACACACTTACAATTTTGCagttgattttgaattttaaagtgCTTAATAGGTCTTAAATTGAAAGTTGAGGTAGTTGATAGTGTGTCTTTAGCCATGATAAAATAAAGTAAGCTCGGTGCTTGAAATgacgctctctctctctccctctttctcaaatttcttccaattatatatatttgataattaatagCGAAGATCTCAActttataatttcttaattaaagacaaaattataaaaacaaatatataaaatttgatagCAAAATTAAAGCGGCCTAATAATAATATTGCAGCGACCAATGACTATGGAGTCTGGACTTATTAGTCAATGCTTCGATCTACCGTTGGATGGGTGGTTTGATTCAGAACTCTTCAGTCTTTTCTCCATTCGTGGATTAAGTCTACAGAGGCTGAATTGTATCTGTACTACACCACACCACAGCCGCGGAAATCTTCCTCAACAtttcattttgatatttaaaataatttatatatgaatattaatttatttaattatgagttatattaatataaatatataatattatcttaaattattatgtatgtatctaaataacatttttacaagaaaaaataggagGCACGTACAGGGGGGGGGGCACTGGGAGATCAGATCATCACCTTCGTGTTACTTATTTATGTATTGGAATATGgtattttttatcatattaataatacatatatgtagtaataatataataatatatcaatatcaTTATAAATGTTACGAATAATATTGTTCAATCAAATCTTAGAAAAGGAGAGCCCTCAGCAGACTGGACGTCTGGACCGGGTTGGAGTGGCAGCGAGCGTCATTGACGAATTCCTCCCTGCACAGCGTCAGCCCCTGATTCTAGAGATTTCTTGACTGTTGAATAATATATTACTTCTCACCGGCACCTTTGACTTTCGTCACTCACtcgtctttttcttctctctctctctctctctcacacacacacacacacacagaataaCAGACTGAATCTGAATAAATTGTGGCCTGGAGTCTGGAGAACGTGCCAAGTTCAAAGCATTGcaatctcctcctcctccgacACCGCTGCTTGCTCCATTTTGTTCGGAGATAGGATAACGCCGGCCAGCCTCTGATCGGCAATCTCACATGGCCGATTCGTTGACGGAAGAACAGGTCGCGGAGTTCCGAGAAGCCTTCTGTTTGATCGACAAGGATTCCGACGGTACGTAATGTTCTAACTTCATTTCTCCTCATCTTCTCATCGTATGCAAAACGAAAGAAGAATTACGATTGGTAACTCGCCTGTATACATATTATTCATAGGCTTCATTACCGTGGAGGAACTGGCCACGGTCATCCAGTCTCTGAATGAGCATCCGACAAGGCAAGAGGTCGAAGACATGATAAGCGAAGTCGACACCGACGGAAAAGGCACCATTAATTTCGAGGAGTTTTTGAATGTCATGGGAATAAAAGCCAAAGTACGCATCGATAATCGCTAAAGCGCGAATTTTGCTAAATTCTAGGGTTTAATTTTGTTCGTGATCCGTAGACGAAATTTGCTTGGAGTATTTACACAGAAATTAATGTGTTTTCAACAGGACAGCGTAGAAGATGAGCTTAAAGAAGCATTCAGAGTGTTCGATCGAGATCAAGACGGATTCATATCAGCCGCTGAGGTGAACTAAATCTGAtcttgtataaaaatatatggtTTTTTATcgtaaaaattattcaaaagatGACCAACACTTCACAAAAAGTACGTAATTGTCGGCTTCaactcttttacttttttttgtttttgttttttcatgttcagaaaatacttatttattattattattttctttttgcagTTGAGACAGGTGATGATGAATCTGGGAGAGAGACTGACGGATGAAGAGGCTATCCAGATGGTTCGGGAAGCTGATCTAGATGGAGACGAGCGTGTTAGCTATGAAGAATTTGCCAGGATGATGATGGCGGTGTGACCAAAAtagaatgaatatatatatatatatatatatgggtgcgTGTGTATGTGTATTATAGTGTTCTTTTTGTTTGCATTTCATCCTCCACGGATATTTGTTTCCTTTGGGCTGTTTGTTGCAGCCTAAAGCATGCAACTTTTAACTTCAAAAAAATGGaatatagtgtttgttttacCTTGTAGAATGTTAATTTATGTCTTCTACTAATTATTAAAAGGCGTAGAAATTAGCTTTTTTAAAATTGGGGTACTCCAGCTTCTACAACTTTTGATTAAACAGTCATATTTTTGTGACAATCTTACCctaatttttaacaaagaattaccttTCTGTCCACATAATCAAGTGTATCTCTTCTCTACCgtcatctccattttcagattttttcttctctctcgccTCTTCTCTctatatactaattaatttttttagaacacttgaaatttatacatatacactaattaatttttaaattattattctataactattaagggtattatggataattatacaaaaataagttattttatagcttatggtatcaaatacTACAACTATTTAACTATAACTTTTAAAAAGTTGCAACAAACAGATTCACAagttattctaaattttagaagttataatctgataagttagaaactataatttctctaattaaacTGAAACAAACAGGCCGTTATATGGacacttaattttaatatttaaaataaaattttatattaacatattgtatattattatatattaatatgacatataatatgatgatatataaatgcataaatattaGGAACAGAGCAGAATGTCAGGCAACAATTCTTTAAATGAAAGTATTCATTATTCTGGGTCTAAGAAGAATGTGACGATGatatttattgtaattaaaATGCATATTAGTTagattaggaaaaaaaaaactatgtatTAATTAGTTTTGCATTTTATCCATGCATTGACATGGAGCTGTATTGTTTTATATAATGAGTTTACGAAGGTGGTACGTTACCAAGGAGGCTGAAGTGGTCACCTTTGCTTAATTTAATTTGTCATCCTATTGATCGACAATGCAACTAATGAAAATGTGACTTATAAAGACACGTAAACAAATAATATTACAGGAATCTTGATTTAGTAGTTGGCAGCGCCCGGCTTGGGTTTTCTAAGGtcaggataattttttttaaatgtgtccgtttatataaattaaataaaaaataaaaattattaactaattaattttattaaaattataagaatttataaaagataagaaaGAATAATTTGGAGTCTCATTAAAACCTTGTTTAAGAATGTTTAAAGAAATTCAATGAGACAAAACgctaaacaaagaaaaggagTACCCTGTATTGTAAACATTGTATTAAAAACGAAAACTACATATTTGAGTCTACATGATGATTTCTCCCGAATCTTCGTAAGTATTTCTTAATTTGATCAATATTCCTTTCATCCTCACAATTAATCGAAGcaaaaacaatcatcacatgtatctacaaaataaaaatagcaatgaaatcttcttttgatAGGGTACAAGCAGCAACTTCTTTtggtatattttctttttaattttttatacacatatatacatagacttaaaaataagttttgggCCCCTCTCAGTTGTGGGCCTTGGGTTGAACCCCTAGTTCATGACGACTCTGATAGTTGGTGATAATATTATTGgtaataatttgttttattcaTTTTAGAAAGATAAATTTTTCAACCAGTAATGGAATAAAAATGTAccaaaattatgataattactTTTTAATGTCAAAATAAGGATGGTACATGGTAGACAGAGACCCCTCTACTTCTCTTTATACTCACATCTTTATTATTGCCTTCCCATGCCTATGATATTTAGTTTAaccttttttatctttatatatatatatatcgatgtAGCAATGGATACTCATATATGTTATATATCATTTTGATGAATTCATATtcatagtttaaataattttatatcaatttgataataaaataagctGACATTAGTataagaaaaagttaaaaagaaataattttatttattatacgTATTTCTCGCACCATTTCTCATGAGCCAGACTCAGTCTA
The Diospyros lotus cultivar Yz01 chromosome 12, ASM1463336v1, whole genome shotgun sequence DNA segment above includes these coding regions:
- the LOC127786584 gene encoding calmodulin-like, encoding MADSLTEEQVAEFREAFCLIDKDSDGFITVEELATVIQSLNEHPTRQEVEDMISEVDTDGKGTINFEEFLNVMGIKAKDSVEDELKEAFRVFDRDQDGFISAAELRQVMMNLGERLTDEEAIQMVREADLDGDERVSYEEFARMMMAV
- the LOC127786494 gene encoding peptidyl-prolyl cis-trans isomerase CYP63, which encodes MNKKKNPFVFLDVSMDGDPVERITIELFADVVPRTAENFRALCTGEKGNGVSTGKPLHYKGSKFHRIIKGFMAQGGDFQNGNGTGGESIYGGKFADENFQLEHSGPGLLSMANCGRNTNGSQFFIIFKHQPHLDGKHVVFGKVVKGMDVVRKIEQVGTAHGKPSGTVKIVDCGEVYESKIRDANEAGKGKKKKSGKAGSSEDRSNGKRKERHRTSPKDRRKKRKRRYSSSDSYSSDTDSDSYSSGTDSDSRSDSDTNSRSDSDSESDSYSSSSSSDGRLRKKRPTRRQRFQHQKKRRDGRREKTRGRQYKRSRAKSKRSPESSSDTESTSSSSGTASSDDEKARRPISARKTNYLSNSQNKQSPNLDVTKKSPTIQIGKQTLLEQKKGREQKMEDNSSHEEGEFSQKGDEALKNSHGMEMKSNKTVNKHNYSDDLKKTRSATPSPTGRLRSRRGSSPSMSPERSGSSPRFQNDSGNPARQSEEQNRDGSLMSPRGSPTSKVLEPSASNHGRALSRSRSPNGTPKRIRKGRGFTERYSFARRYRTPSPERAPRRPYKYGGRNVHDRVHDRYSSYRKFPDRSPQRRYKSPPRGRSPARYHSRRSRSNSRSPGLPHNHHRRNPVRSRSPVDRQPAMSDRLRSRLGPRMDDERPSKRRGTGSRSRSRDSTSSRPPSPLRKAPPKKVATASSSRSTSSSPGGQRGLVSYGDITPENGTN